The following are encoded together in the Thermococcus sp. JdF3 genome:
- a CDS encoding PAC2 family protein, translated as MENGKPIKIVLPEIKNPILIEGYPGIGLVGHIAANFLAKELGMEMVGYVESPFIPPMALILEGKPNPPLRFYGKDNIILAVADIYVPPTLVSEIAK; from the coding sequence ATGGAGAACGGGAAGCCGATCAAGATAGTTCTGCCAGAGATAAAGAACCCCATTCTCATCGAGGGATATCCCGGAATAGGCCTGGTCGGCCACATAGCGGCCAACTTCTTAGCGAAGGAACTCGGAATGGAGATGGTAGGCTACGTGGAGAGTCCATTCATTCCGCCGATGGCGCTCATCCTTGAGGGGAAGCCCAACCCACCACTCAGGTTCTACGGAAAAGACAACATAATCCTCGCCGTTGCCGATATCTACGTGCCTCCAACCCTGGTAAGCGAAATAGCCAAG